A DNA window from Streptomyces sp. 71268 contains the following coding sequences:
- a CDS encoding Crp/Fnr family transcriptional regulator, translating into MVVDRRWDSIFRSGRTTSYPKGQRVFLKGQPGGSVLRVVKGWVLVTEPNPDGTETFLEIRGRGQLIGETSAFSGGVRNANVEATCKTIVQVVESGRFLAGVERRDLMKDLLVHVQERHRQANVRVGARGLGVRSSLSWLLLDLARTAGEPLISGIPQKTLAFALGVTPRTLSNAVSELERNDVISVRWPALRIRDERALRRLARRGEE; encoded by the coding sequence ATGGTCGTTGATCGTCGTTGGGACAGCATCTTTCGTTCGGGACGCACCACGTCGTATCCGAAGGGCCAGCGTGTGTTCCTGAAAGGCCAACCGGGGGGAAGTGTTCTCCGCGTGGTGAAGGGGTGGGTGCTGGTGACCGAACCGAACCCGGATGGTACCGAAACGTTTTTGGAAATCCGTGGACGTGGACAACTCATCGGCGAGACGTCCGCGTTCTCGGGTGGGGTACGGAATGCGAACGTGGAGGCCACCTGCAAGACCATCGTCCAGGTCGTCGAGAGCGGACGTTTCCTCGCCGGCGTCGAGCGCCGCGACCTGATGAAGGATCTGTTGGTGCACGTGCAGGAACGACACCGCCAGGCCAACGTCAGGGTCGGCGCCCGGGGCCTCGGCGTGCGGAGCAGCCTGAGTTGGCTACTCCTCGACCTGGCTCGTACGGCAGGTGAACCCCTCATCTCGGGAATTCCACAGAAGACGCTCGCATTCGCCCTGGGCGTGACCCCGCGAACGTTGTCCAACGCCGTCTCCGAGTTGGAGCGAAACGACGTGATTTCCGTCCGCTGGCCCGCTCTCCGCATCCGCGACGAGCGGGCACTGCGTCGACTGGCCCGCCGCGGAGAGGAGTAG
- a CDS encoding SigE family RNA polymerase sigma factor, which yields MPVIAPWPAARPVQLPSQRGDIDEAMAAGTTVDHLTETYRAHYRSLLGLAALLLDDTASCEDVVQEAFIRVHSARNRVREPEKTLAYLRQTVVNLSRSALRRRILGLKLLSKPMPDMASAEEGAYELLERDQLIQAMRGLQRRQREVLVLRYFADMTEAQVAETLGISLGSVKAYGSRGIAALRVAMEAPA from the coding sequence ATGCCGGTGATCGCGCCGTGGCCAGCCGCTCGTCCCGTCCAACTACCTTCACAGCGCGGGGACATTGACGAGGCGATGGCAGCGGGCACCACAGTCGATCACCTCACCGAGACCTATCGCGCCCATTATCGGTCGCTGCTCGGTCTCGCTGCGCTGCTTTTGGACGATACGGCGTCGTGTGAGGATGTCGTCCAAGAGGCGTTCATACGCGTCCATTCCGCGCGTAATCGCGTACGCGAGCCGGAAAAGACGCTCGCCTATTTGCGTCAGACCGTCGTCAACCTTTCCCGTTCCGCATTGCGCCGCCGCATTCTCGGGCTGAAGCTGCTTTCGAAGCCCATGCCCGATATGGCGAGTGCCGAAGAGGGCGCGTACGAACTGTTGGAGCGCGACCAACTGATCCAGGCGATGCGTGGATTGCAGCGCCGGCAGCGCGAGGTGCTGGTTCTGCGCTATTTCGCCGACATGACCGAAGCGCAGGTTGCGGAAACCCTCGGAATATCGCTGGGTTCGGTCAAGGCGTACGGATCGCGCGGTATCGCGGCGCTGCGCGTCGCCATGGAGGCCCCGGCATGA
- a CDS encoding DinB family protein: MAHHVPVAPHTEERRIPRHQLGEKDMLWAWLRFARATVVAKATGLNEEQLRARLVPSETTVGGILSHLVTVEQHWFGIVLGGQEHPMPFGPDDPDGDWRVAEHDRLDGLLDRYRAACDASDKVIESLPLDSFGAQRTGDYTLRWALSHVTMDTSRHAGHADLLRELLDGERGW; the protein is encoded by the coding sequence ATGGCGCACCACGTCCCGGTGGCTCCGCACACCGAGGAACGCCGAATTCCCCGCCACCAACTCGGCGAGAAGGACATGCTGTGGGCCTGGTTGCGTTTCGCCCGGGCGACCGTCGTGGCCAAGGCGACCGGGCTGAACGAAGAACAACTGCGCGCCAGGCTGGTGCCGTCGGAGACGACGGTGGGTGGGATTCTCAGCCATCTCGTCACGGTGGAACAGCACTGGTTCGGCATCGTCCTCGGCGGCCAGGAGCACCCGATGCCGTTCGGGCCTGACGACCCGGACGGGGACTGGCGGGTTGCCGAGCACGACCGCCTCGACGGCCTGCTCGACCGCTACCGCGCGGCCTGCGACGCCAGCGACAAGGTCATCGAGTCCCTCCCGCTGGACAGCTTTGGCGCCCAGCGAACCGGCGACTACACCCTGCGCTGGGCCCTGTCGCACGTCACGATGGACACCAGTCGGCACGCCGGGCACGCGGACCTGCTGCGGGAGCTTCTGGACGGCGAGCGGGGCTGGTAG
- a CDS encoding IS110 family transposase — protein MDDIDDVGVFLGLDVGKSAHHGHGLTPAGKKVFDKQLPNSEPKLRAVFDKLAAKFGTVLVIVDQPASIGALPLTVARDAGCKVAYLPGLSMRRIADLYPGEAKTDARDAAVIADAARTMPHTLRSLQPTDEITAELTVLVGFDQDLAAEATRTSNRIRGLLTQFHPSLERVLGPRLDHPAVTWLLERHGSPSALRKAGRRRLVEVIRPKAPRMAQRLIDEIFDALDEQSVVVPGTGTLDVVIPSLARSLAAVHEQRRALETQIAQLLEAHPLSAVLTSIPGVAVRTAATLLVTVGDGTSFPTAAHLASYAGLAPTTKSSGTSVHGEHAPRGGNRQLKRAMFLSAFAALHDPASRTYYDRCRARGKTHTQALLRLARQRINVLFAMLRDGTFYEPRTPRTA, from the coding sequence TTGGACGACATCGACGACGTGGGCGTCTTTCTCGGCCTGGACGTCGGCAAGAGCGCCCACCACGGGCACGGGCTGACCCCGGCCGGCAAGAAGGTCTTCGACAAGCAGTTGCCCAACAGCGAACCGAAGCTGCGGGCCGTCTTCGACAAGCTGGCCGCGAAGTTCGGCACCGTACTGGTGATCGTCGACCAGCCCGCCTCGATCGGAGCCCTGCCTTTGACGGTCGCCCGGGACGCCGGTTGCAAGGTCGCCTACCTGCCCGGACTCTCGATGCGGCGGATCGCCGACCTCTACCCGGGCGAGGCGAAGACCGACGCCCGCGACGCGGCCGTGATCGCTGACGCCGCGAGGACGATGCCGCACACCCTGCGCTCGCTGCAACCGACCGACGAGATCACCGCCGAGCTGACCGTGCTGGTGGGCTTCGACCAGGACCTGGCGGCCGAGGCCACCCGCACCTCCAACCGGATACGCGGCCTGCTCACCCAGTTCCACCCCAGCCTGGAACGGGTGCTCGGCCCGCGTCTGGACCACCCGGCCGTGACCTGGCTGCTGGAACGCCACGGATCTCCATCCGCCCTGCGAAAGGCCGGTCGCCGCAGGCTCGTTGAAGTCATCCGGCCCAAGGCCCCGCGCATGGCTCAGCGACTGATCGACGAGATCTTCGACGCGCTCGACGAGCAGAGCGTCGTCGTCCCCGGGACCGGCACGCTCGACGTCGTGATCCCATCGCTGGCCCGCTCGCTCGCGGCCGTCCACGAACAGCGACGAGCTCTGGAAACACAGATCGCACAGCTGCTGGAGGCCCACCCTCTTTCCGCGGTCCTGACCTCGATTCCGGGGGTCGCGGTCAGGACCGCCGCCACTTTGCTGGTCACCGTCGGCGACGGCACCAGCTTCCCCACCGCCGCCCACCTCGCCTCCTACGCCGGCCTGGCACCCACGACGAAGTCCTCGGGGACCTCGGTCCACGGCGAACATGCGCCCAGAGGCGGCAACCGGCAGCTCAAACGGGCGATGTTCCTGTCCGCCTTCGCGGCCCTGCACGATCCCGCCTCCCGCACCTACTACGACCGCTGCCGGGCCCGAGGCAAGACCCACACCCAAGCCCTCCTCCGCCTGGCCCGCCAGCGGATCAACGTGCTGTTTGCGATGCTCCGCGACGGCACCTTCTACGAACCCAGAACCCCACGCACCGCTTGA
- a CDS encoding aspartate-semialdehyde dehydrogenase translates to MSGDSGAAGRAGKPTLAVVGATGAVGTVMLGILSERADIWGEIRLIASPRSAGRKLTVRGEEVEVVALSEEAFEGVDVAMFDVPDEVSAQWAPIAAAKGAVAVDNSGAFRMDPDVPLVVPEVNAHAARVRPRGIISNPNCTTLSMIVAMGALHAEFGLSELIVSSYQAVSGAGKEGVDTLRAQLAKVAGTELGTQPGDVRRAVGDTGPFPGPMALNVVPFAGSLKEDGWTSEELKVRNESRKILGLPELRVTATCVRVPVITTHSLTVHARFENEVTVAAAHEILASAPGVVLCDNPAEGEFPTPADVVGTDPTWVGRVRRSMDDPKALELFVCGDNLRKGAALNTAQIAEVVAAELTDSRN, encoded by the coding sequence GTGAGTGGCGACAGCGGTGCCGCGGGCCGTGCGGGCAAGCCGACGCTGGCCGTCGTCGGCGCGACCGGCGCCGTTGGCACGGTCATGCTCGGCATCCTTTCGGAGCGGGCGGACATCTGGGGCGAGATCCGACTGATCGCCTCACCGCGCTCGGCGGGCCGCAAGCTCACCGTGCGCGGCGAGGAGGTCGAGGTTGTCGCGCTGAGCGAGGAGGCGTTCGAGGGCGTCGACGTCGCGATGTTCGACGTACCGGATGAGGTCTCCGCGCAGTGGGCGCCGATCGCCGCGGCCAAGGGCGCGGTGGCGGTCGACAACTCCGGCGCCTTCCGGATGGACCCGGACGTTCCGCTCGTCGTCCCCGAGGTCAACGCGCACGCCGCGCGCGTACGCCCGCGCGGCATCATCTCGAACCCCAACTGCACCACCCTGTCGATGATCGTCGCGATGGGTGCGCTGCACGCCGAGTTCGGGCTGAGCGAGCTGATCGTCTCCTCCTACCAGGCCGTTTCCGGCGCGGGCAAGGAGGGCGTGGACACCCTGCGCGCGCAGCTCGCCAAGGTCGCCGGTACGGAGCTGGGCACGCAGCCCGGCGACGTGCGCCGCGCGGTCGGTGACACCGGCCCCTTCCCCGGGCCGATGGCGCTGAACGTGGTGCCCTTCGCCGGCTCGCTCAAGGAGGACGGCTGGACGTCGGAGGAGCTGAAGGTCCGCAACGAGTCCCGCAAGATCCTGGGGCTGCCCGAGCTGCGTGTCACCGCGACCTGCGTCCGGGTGCCCGTGATCACGACCCACTCGCTGACCGTGCACGCGCGGTTCGAGAACGAGGTTACGGTGGCGGCCGCGCACGAGATCCTGGCCAGCGCGCCGGGCGTGGTCCTGTGCGACAACCCGGCCGAGGGCGAGTTCCCGACCCCCGCCGACGTCGTGGGCACCGACCCGACCTGGGTGGGCCGCGTGCGCCGCTCGATGGACGACCCGAAGGCGCTCGAACTGTTCGTCTGCGGCGACAACCTGCGTAAGGGCGCGGCGCTGAACACGGCCCAGATCGCCGAGGTCGTGGCCGCGGAACTGACCGACAGCCGGAACTGA
- the recR gene encoding recombination mediator RecR codes for MYEGVVQDLIDELGRLPGVGPKSAQRIAFHILQAEPTDVRRLAHALTEVKAKVRFCAVCGNVAEAEQCRVCLDPRRDVAVICVVEEPKDVVAIERTREFRGRYHVLGGAISPIEGVGPDDLRIRELLTRLADGAVTELILATDPNLEGEATATYLARMVKPMGLKVTRLASGLPVGGDLEYADEVTLGRAFEGRRLLDV; via the coding sequence GTGTACGAAGGCGTGGTCCAGGACCTCATCGACGAGTTGGGCAGGCTTCCCGGCGTCGGTCCCAAGAGCGCGCAGCGGATCGCTTTCCACATCCTGCAGGCTGAGCCGACCGACGTACGTCGCCTGGCGCACGCCCTGACCGAGGTCAAGGCGAAGGTGCGGTTCTGCGCGGTGTGCGGCAACGTCGCCGAGGCCGAGCAGTGCCGTGTCTGTCTCGATCCGCGCCGCGACGTCGCGGTCATCTGCGTCGTGGAAGAGCCGAAGGACGTCGTCGCGATCGAGCGGACGCGCGAGTTCCGCGGCCGGTACCACGTGCTCGGCGGGGCGATCAGTCCCATCGAAGGCGTCGGCCCGGACGACCTACGGATACGGGAACTGCTGACCAGGCTCGCGGACGGCGCCGTCACCGAGCTGATTCTGGCTACCGATCCCAACCTCGAAGGGGAGGCCACGGCCACGTACCTCGCGCGCATGGTCAAGCCCATGGGCCTGAAGGTCACGCGGCTGGCGAGCGGCCTGCCCGTCGGGGGAGACCTGGAGTACGCCGACGAGGTCACGCTGGGACGTGCCTTCGAAGGGAGAAGACTTCTCGATGTCTGA
- a CDS encoding DNA polymerase III subunit gamma and tau, with translation MSSLALYRRYRPETFAEVIGQEHVTSPLQQALRNNRVNHAYLFSGPRGCGKTTSARILARCLNCEQGPTPTPCGTCQSCRDLARNGPGSIDVIEIDAASHGGVDDARDLREKAFFGPASSRYKIYIIDEAHMVTSAGFNALLKVVEEPPEHLKFIFATTEPEKVIGTIRSRTHHYPFRLVPPGTLREYLAEVCGREDIPVEDGVLPLVVRAGAGSVRDSMSVMDQLLAGAAEDGVTYAMATALLGYTDGSLLDAVVDAFAADDGAAAFEVVDRVIEGGNDPRRFVADLLERLRDLVILAAVPDAATKGLIDAPADVVERMQAQASVFGAAELSRAADLVNEGLTEMRGATSPRLQLELICARVLLPAAFDDERSVQARLDKLERSALTNGIVGAPAGAPPMGYVPGPEGHGVPAPAQPMAPPAPVPPAPVPGPAPVAAQPGPAGGGAGGAPGSWPAAPGAGQQPAAEQGQAAPSGPGPGPGDGAGQPGGQPAGGQRPGAWPTRAGAGAGAGAPAAGAGAGRPAGAWPGAGGATGAQAGAGGSAYGAGGGAYGASAGGGAPAGPASGAGPSGAAPGAAPQGGDAGQGAAQVRAMWPDILEAVKNQRRFTWILLSQNAQVTGFDGTTLQVGFSNAGARDSFVAGGSEDVLRQALNSRFGVQWRIEAVVDPSGGAGQAPAAGPGAGPGGFGANGGFGGGGGGGFAPGAGPGPGAGGGGFGSGAPAAPPRQAPQPPAATTTDGGQGTAGPAGAGGSGGPGPGGGPGGAGGPRPGGEGAQRARQAAAAGAAGGPGAGGPALDGPGGGSAYGDGPPTPVAPEYDMPAEDDPDLVENALSGYDLIVRELGATVIEEIANE, from the coding sequence GTGTCGTCCCTCGCGCTTTACCGTCGCTACCGCCCCGAGACCTTCGCCGAGGTCATCGGGCAGGAGCATGTCACCAGCCCGTTGCAGCAGGCGCTGCGGAACAACCGGGTCAACCACGCGTATCTGTTCAGTGGGCCGCGCGGCTGTGGCAAGACGACAAGCGCGCGCATCCTCGCCCGCTGTCTGAACTGTGAGCAGGGCCCGACGCCGACGCCCTGCGGCACGTGTCAGTCCTGTCGGGACCTGGCGCGTAACGGGCCCGGTTCGATCGACGTCATCGAGATCGACGCCGCCTCGCACGGTGGTGTGGACGACGCGCGTGACCTGCGGGAGAAGGCCTTCTTCGGGCCGGCCTCCAGCCGGTACAAGATTTACATCATCGACGAGGCGCACATGGTCACCTCGGCGGGCTTCAACGCCCTGCTGAAGGTGGTCGAGGAGCCGCCGGAGCACCTCAAGTTCATCTTCGCGACGACCGAGCCCGAGAAGGTCATCGGGACGATCCGGTCGCGTACGCACCACTACCCCTTCCGACTCGTGCCTCCCGGGACGCTGCGCGAGTACCTGGCCGAGGTCTGTGGGCGCGAGGACATTCCCGTCGAGGACGGCGTGCTGCCCCTGGTCGTGCGGGCCGGGGCCGGGTCGGTGCGTGACTCGATGTCCGTCATGGACCAGCTCCTCGCCGGCGCGGCCGAGGACGGCGTGACGTACGCCATGGCGACCGCCCTGCTCGGGTACACGGACGGGTCGCTGCTGGACGCGGTCGTGGACGCGTTCGCGGCGGACGACGGGGCCGCGGCGTTCGAGGTGGTGGACCGGGTCATCGAGGGCGGGAACGACCCGCGGCGGTTCGTCGCCGACCTGCTGGAGCGGCTGCGCGACCTGGTGATCCTCGCGGCGGTGCCCGACGCGGCGACCAAGGGGCTCATCGACGCCCCCGCGGACGTGGTCGAGCGGATGCAGGCGCAGGCGTCGGTGTTCGGCGCCGCCGAGCTGAGCCGCGCCGCCGACCTGGTCAACGAGGGACTCACGGAGATGCGCGGGGCGACCTCGCCCCGGTTGCAGTTGGAGCTGATCTGTGCGCGGGTGCTGCTGCCCGCCGCCTTCGACGACGAGCGCTCGGTGCAGGCCCGGCTGGACAAGCTGGAGCGGAGCGCGTTGACGAACGGCATCGTGGGCGCGCCCGCCGGTGCGCCGCCGATGGGGTACGTACCGGGGCCCGAGGGCCACGGCGTTCCCGCTCCGGCGCAGCCGATGGCGCCCCCGGCCCCGGTGCCTCCAGCCCCCGTGCCGGGCCCCGCTCCCGTCGCAGCGCAGCCCGGCCCTGCCGGGGGCGGTGCGGGTGGCGCGCCCGGCAGCTGGCCTGCGGCGCCCGGAGCCGGCCAGCAGCCCGCCGCCGAGCAGGGCCAGGCCGCGCCCAGCGGCCCGGGTCCGGGCCCGGGCGATGGCGCGGGGCAGCCCGGCGGACAGCCGGCCGGTGGCCAGCGCCCGGGGGCCTGGCCCACGCGCGCGGGTGCGGGCGCCGGCGCGGGAGCCCCGGCCGCCGGCGCCGGTGCGGGCCGCCCGGCCGGTGCCTGGCCCGGGGCGGGTGGGGCGACCGGCGCGCAGGCCGGCGCGGGCGGTAGCGCGTACGGCGCGGGCGGTGGAGCGTACGGAGCGTCGGCGGGCGGTGGCGCTCCGGCCGGTCCGGCGAGCGGGGCGGGACCCTCGGGGGCCGCGCCCGGCGCCGCGCCGCAGGGGGGAGACGCGGGCCAAGGAGCCGCGCAGGTGCGCGCCATGTGGCCCGACATCCTGGAGGCGGTGAAGAACCAGCGCCGCTTCACCTGGATCTTGTTGAGCCAGAACGCGCAGGTCACGGGGTTCGACGGCACCACGCTCCAGGTGGGCTTCTCCAACGCGGGGGCCCGCGACAGTTTCGTCGCCGGCGGCAGCGAGGACGTGCTGCGGCAGGCGCTGAACAGCCGGTTCGGGGTGCAGTGGCGGATCGAGGCCGTCGTCGACCCCTCGGGCGGCGCGGGCCAGGCCCCGGCCGCCGGGCCCGGCGCCGGCCCCGGCGGGTTCGGGGCGAACGGTGGCTTCGGTGGTGGTGGGGGCGGCGGCTTCGCCCCGGGCGCGGGCCCAGGCCCGGGTGCGGGCGGTGGCGGGTTCGGCTCGGGCGCACCGGCCGCCCCGCCCCGACAGGCGCCCCAGCCGCCGGCGGCCACCACCACCGACGGCGGCCAGGGCACGGCCGGCCCGGCGGGCGCGGGCGGTTCCGGCGGGCCCGGGCCGGGCGGCGGCCCGGGGGGCGCGGGCGGCCCGAGACCCGGCGGCGAGGGCGCCCAGCGCGCCCGGCAGGCCGCCGCGGCCGGTGCGGCGGGTGGCCCCGGTGCGGGCGGCCCGGCGCTGGACGGCCCGGGCGGCGGCAGCGCCTACGGGGATGGTCCGCCCACGCCCGTGGCGCCGGAGTACGACATGCCGGCCGAGGACGATCCGGACCTGGTCGAGAACGCGCTCAGTGGCTACGACCTCATCGTGCGCGAGCTGGGTGCGACCGTGATCGAAGAGATCGCCAACGAGTAG
- a CDS encoding YbaB/EbfC family nucleoid-associated protein, protein MIPGGGQPNMQQLLQQAQKMQQDLAAAQEELARTPVEGSAGGGLVKATVTGGGELQGLVIDPKAVDPEDTETLADLVVAAVRDANQSAQELQQQKLGPLAQGLGGMPGLPF, encoded by the coding sequence GTGATTCCCGGTGGCGGCCAGCCCAACATGCAGCAGTTGCTGCAGCAGGCGCAGAAGATGCAGCAGGACCTCGCGGCGGCTCAGGAGGAGCTGGCGCGGACGCCGGTCGAGGGTTCGGCGGGTGGTGGTCTCGTCAAGGCCACGGTGACCGGGGGCGGCGAGCTCCAGGGCCTGGTCATTGACCCGAAGGCGGTGGACCCTGAAGACACGGAGACCCTCGCGGACCTCGTCGTCGCCGCAGTTCGGGACGCCAACCAGTCCGCGCAGGAGCTCCAGCAGCAGAAGCTCGGGCCGCTCGCCCAGGGGCTCGGCGGGATGCCCGGGCTCCCCTTCTGA
- a CDS encoding helix-turn-helix domain-containing protein, producing the protein MSYTHRVLTFVEAFDLPTTVNLPTAARAFAVSLGTAYRLVRQGDFPCPVLRVGGQYRVPTTWLLRSLGIENLPVYATDIDAGATASALLTRAETEQEETP; encoded by the coding sequence ATGAGCTACACCCACCGAGTCCTCACCTTCGTGGAGGCGTTCGACCTCCCGACGACCGTCAACCTGCCCACGGCGGCCCGCGCCTTCGCCGTCAGCCTCGGTACGGCCTACCGGCTGGTCCGCCAGGGCGACTTCCCCTGCCCGGTGCTCCGCGTCGGCGGCCAGTACCGCGTCCCGACCACCTGGCTGCTGCGGTCCCTCGGCATCGAGAACCTCCCGGTCTACGCCACGGACATCGATGCCGGCGCCACCGCGTCCGCCCTGCTGACCCGCGCCGAGACGGAACAGGAGGAGACCCCGTGA
- a CDS encoding aspartate kinase, whose translation MGLVVQKYGGSSVADAEGIKRVAKRIVEAKKNGHQVVVVVSAMGDTTDELIDLAQQVSPIPAGREFDMLLTAGERISMALLAMAIKNLGHEALSFTGSQAGVITDSVHNKARIIDVTPGRIRDALDQGAVAIVAGFQGVSQVKKDITTLGRGGSDTTAVALAAALDAEVCEIYTDVDGVFTADPRVVKKARKIVDIAFEDMLELAASGSKVLHLRCVEYARRYNIPIHVRSSFSGHVGTWVRNKPEGEEGMEQAIISGVAHDTSEAKITVVGVPDKPGEAAAIFRTISDAQLNIDMVVQNVSAASTGLTDISFTLPKTDGHKAMEALTKAQPEIGFDSLRYDDQIAKISLVGAGMRTNPGVTATFFEALSNAGVNIELISTSEIRISVVTRQDEVKDAVRAVHSAFGLDSESDEAVVYGGTGR comes from the coding sequence GTGGGCCTTGTCGTGCAGAAGTACGGCGGCTCCTCCGTTGCGGATGCCGAGGGCATCAAGCGCGTCGCCAAGCGAATCGTGGAAGCCAAGAAGAACGGCCACCAGGTGGTCGTCGTGGTTTCCGCGATGGGCGACACTACGGACGAGTTGATCGACCTCGCTCAGCAGGTTTCGCCGATTCCTGCCGGGCGTGAGTTCGACATGTTGCTGACCGCTGGAGAGCGAATCTCCATGGCGTTGCTGGCGATGGCGATCAAAAACCTCGGGCACGAAGCACTGTCCTTCACGGGCAGCCAGGCAGGTGTCATTACCGACTCGGTCCACAACAAAGCGCGCATCATCGATGTCACGCCCGGTCGCATCCGGGACGCGCTCGATCAGGGCGCGGTGGCGATCGTGGCCGGATTCCAGGGTGTCTCTCAGGTCAAGAAGGACATCACCACGCTCGGCCGCGGCGGCTCGGACACGACCGCCGTCGCGCTGGCGGCGGCCCTCGACGCCGAGGTGTGCGAGATCTACACCGACGTGGACGGCGTCTTCACCGCCGACCCGCGTGTGGTGAAGAAGGCGCGCAAGATAGTCGATATCGCGTTCGAAGACATGCTCGAACTCGCGGCCAGCGGCTCAAAGGTGCTGCACCTGCGCTGTGTCGAGTACGCCCGTCGCTACAACATCCCCATCCACGTCCGGTCGTCGTTCTCCGGCCACGTGGGCACCTGGGTGCGGAACAAGCCCGAAGGAGAAGAAGGCATGGAGCAGGCGATCATCTCCGGGGTGGCCCACGACACGTCGGAGGCCAAGATCACGGTCGTCGGCGTGCCGGACAAGCCCGGCGAGGCCGCCGCCATCTTCCGTACGATCTCGGACGCCCAGCTCAACATCGACATGGTGGTGCAGAACGTCTCCGCCGCGTCCACCGGGCTGACCGACATCTCCTTCACGCTGCCGAAGACCGACGGCCACAAGGCCATGGAGGCGCTCACCAAGGCGCAGCCCGAGATCGGCTTCGACTCGCTGCGCTACGACGACCAGATCGCCAAGATCTCGCTGGTCGGCGCGGGCATGCGGACCAACCCCGGGGTGACGGCGACCTTCTTCGAGGCGCTGTCGAACGCCGGCGTGAACATCGAGCTGATCTCCACCTCCGAGATCCGCATCTCGGTCGTGACCCGGCAGGACGAGGTCAAGGACGCGGTGCGCGCGGTGCACAGCGCGTTCGGCCTCGACAGTGAGAGCGACGAGGCCGTCGTGTACGGCGGCACCGGGCGATGA
- a CDS encoding DUF5063 domain-containing protein, which yields MSDATLHDSHHDPADFAVQISDQIESFIVAVTEVAKGDEPDSAVPFLLLEISQLLLAGGRLGAHEDFVPDERYEPDVGPEPDVDELRERFATLLDPIDVYSEVFDPYVPRSQPVACRISDDLADIITDLRHGMAHYRDGRVSEALWWWQFSYLSNWGTTASAALRALQSLVAHVRLDSPLDELDGLDTDSNADGDDQLAEEAGRVMAAEIAAPLGLPSSARP from the coding sequence ATGTCTGACGCAACGCTGCACGACAGCCACCACGACCCGGCCGACTTCGCGGTACAGATCTCCGACCAGATCGAGAGCTTCATCGTCGCGGTCACGGAGGTCGCCAAGGGGGACGAACCGGATAGCGCGGTTCCCTTCCTGCTCTTGGAGATCTCGCAGTTGCTCCTCGCGGGCGGGCGGCTCGGCGCCCACGAGGACTTCGTACCGGACGAACGCTACGAGCCCGACGTCGGCCCCGAGCCGGACGTGGACGAGCTGCGCGAACGGTTCGCCACGCTGCTCGACCCGATCGACGTGTACTCCGAGGTCTTCGACCCGTACGTGCCGCGCTCGCAGCCGGTGGCCTGCCGCATCTCCGACGACCTCGCCGACATCATCACCGACCTGCGGCACGGCATGGCGCACTACCGCGACGGCCGCGTCAGCGAGGCGCTGTGGTGGTGGCAGTTCTCCTACCTGTCGAACTGGGGCACCACCGCGTCCGCCGCGCTGCGTGCCCTTCAGTCGCTCGTCGCGCACGTCCGCCTGGACAGCCCGCTCGACGAGCTCGACGGCCTGGACACGGACAGCAACGCCGACGGCGACGACCAGCTCGCCGAGGAAGCGGGACGGGTGATGGCCGCGGAGATCGCCGCCCCGCTCGGCCTGCCGTCCTCCGCGCGCCCGTAA